Genomic segment of Malania oleifera isolate guangnan ecotype guangnan chromosome 7, ASM2987363v1, whole genome shotgun sequence:
GTTGGGGACTTAAGTTTCAAACTTTGGAttcttagaaagaaaaaatacaatacaaaaagaTAATATCTTATCTAGTTAAAAAATAAGATGATTCTGTCATTATCATTTTCCAACAGCAAGAAAACATTTTCTTGCACAGTTAATCCATAAAAAACCAACATGTGTCAAACAATGCAAGTAAACCAAAATCAAACCCAAGTCCACTAATTTTTTCGTAGGACTAAGCAACTATCTAGGGGAAACTATCAATACCACAATACTAGAAGTTTGAGACTAAATTTCATGAACTTACACCCAGAGTACTACCCTCAAACGAAGTGAACTCCTAACAACTACAACTTTCTATGATGCAAAGGGGGTAAAATCAAATATTAACAATTTATAcctttccacattttcagatGCTCTAAGATGCAAAGGGGGTAAAATCACCATGTTAAAGGATGAATGGTGAGTGCAAAGAATGTTGAATGCTTTAGCCCTCAATTCTCAACGACAGCTATCACAAAATGGAGCAAAGATGACAAACTAAAAAGGAACAGCTGAAAATGATCAATCATTTTGGGTCAACGCCCAGTCAAAATCAAAACATGAGATGCCAGAGCAATTTCATAAATGCGAGGGGCTGCGAGTCGGCAAGGGTGCGTGAAGAATCATACCAGAGTTGAAGGAACAACGTTCGAGAGACTTAGATATGTGAGTTAAGAGTTCAAATCGCCCAACGATCGTAGGTCATTCACCAATTGAAGAACCCTAGACCCGAAGCTTGAAGAACTCAACTCGACCACAAGCACTAGCACTCCAGTGAGGAACCCAACTCGACCACAGTTGGTGTCGCAAGCAAGGGTTAGCGAGCTTGGGCTTCATGTTCATTCAAAGAATGAGGGAGGAAACTATCCTGAAGAACGAGGGGCTGCGAGTTAGCGAGAGGAGAATGACTGAGCCGTGGTGACAACAGGGCTGCGAGTCAGCGAGAGGGTGTTGCTAGGGAGTGAAAGAGGGAAAGGATGAGGTTTGGAGGGAAAGGAAGGGAGAATGGAGGGAAAGGAGGACTGGGGGAAAGGACTGAAGGAcgtttttatatttttctaataaaaccactattagtgacgattttcccaaactgtcactaagaATCGACTAGTAGCGACGAATTTcccaaccatcactaataatagctaaataaattatttctttattacaaaccgtcactagtaATAGAGTAGTAGCGACGAATTTtccaatcgtcactaataatagttaaataaattacttctttatttttaaataaaacaatattagtgacgattttcacaaactgtcactaataatcgaATAGTAGCGATGAATAttttaactgtcactaataatagttaaataaattatttatttattttttaaataaaacacttTTAGTGATTATTTTAatgaaccgttactaataatagactagtAGCGATGaatttctaaaccgtcactaataataattaaataaattatttctttattttttaaataaaacactattagtgatgattttcacaaactgtcactaataattgactagTAGCGAGGAATTTcccaactgtcactaataattgttaaataaattatatctttattttttaaataaaacactattagtggcgctttttaggaaccgtcactaataatcgacTAGTAGCGACGAATTTCCCAGCTGTCACTAATACAGTTGACTTTTCTACTAGTACAATGCTATTAGTGGCGGttaataaatcgtcactaataagttcaTTTTAGTGACGCAAtgaaaccgtcattaataccccaagaatcgtcactaatattttcccgaaatAGTTTTCGTGTGAAAAGTGGTATCCCGCGATGGTTTGAGCgggaaaactggtttttagtacTGACGGAGGTATTAATGacagtttgaaattcgtcactaaaagtgtagtATTAATGATACTTTTGATAataaccttcactaatactgaaCTTTTAGTAACAAAtttcaaatcatcactaatacctccGTCACTAAAATCCAGCTTTCTTGTAGTGAAACCAAGCAAAGCAATCTCGAATTCACTCCACTaccctacttttttttttctttttttcttttttttttttttctgctggGCTTGAAGATAGCCCATGAGGATAAAACTACCCACCACCAAAGAAGCACAACAATTGGCAATAGAAGTGTTAGCGAGTCAAGTTACTCATAAGCTATTCAGATTCGATTCATCCCTTAAGTCGACtcaactcaattttattcaagttTGAGAAGAGTTCGAGCTATTCAAGTATTTTGAGCATAATTgaggtttttaattttttttttttttaattttttgagaaGGTTACTTCATTAGAAGGGAAGAGACAAGCAAGCGGCTTAAAACTTCCAAAAGGGTATACAAGAAAGAGAAAAAAGGAACTAGAATGGAAGAGAGCAAGAATCACCTTCCTTGCTTAGAAAAATACAATAGAACTCCTCCCAATCTAGATTAGATAGATTAGACCTAGTTCAATGGAACAAATTTTATAAACATCTATCATATACAATTGAGGTCGTGGAATATTTCTCCTTAAAGATTCATTCCTCTTCTTCCAGATCTCCCAACAAATAACTGCCATAATTGTTGCTGTCAATCTTCTAAGAAACCGCTTAAGTTTAGGGAAACTCCATGCGGAGAATATTGAAACCAATATTATTTGTTGGTTTTGTCATGCTTCCTATTATGGTTTGGAACTCTTGAGAGGGTCCTCACCTAGGACAATCTGAAGAAAAGGGGTTGGATGACGGCTTATAGTGCCCAATGTGCCTCTAGGCTCAAGAGTCCGTCACTCATTCACTACACCTTTGTAAACAATGTGTGGTCTCATGGAATCATGCGGACAATTGGAGATTTTCTTTAGGGTCTGGTTGCAACCTTTCTTTTAGGACCCCAAAGAGCAATTGCTAGGGccctttgtgcaccaatcatttggAAAATTTAGAGGGGTGCTGGTATGATCTTATGTGACTCGAGCACAAACCTGGCCAAGGTGTACCTATACTCACTGCAGAATTTGTTCACGTGGACCATATCAGATTAGGTGGATTGGATGGACTTCCTAGGCATCCTTCCTCTTTTATGGAGATCCTGTTTGTAATATTTTGAAAGGAAAACCTTTTAATGTGTTACTATGGTCCTGATACATGTAGATGAACACCAATTTGAtctaaaagtttaagcctattgggaaAAATAGTGGAATAACCGATTTTTCATTAGAACTTAGAATTTTTTGGCTAACCCTTTTTAGAGCAATACTCTAGACTTCTTGGAGCCATGTTCGGGGTGCTTAGATAGTGATTTTATCACTGGATGACAAAGGAagtcttttctctctctctctctctctctctctctctctctctctctctctctctctctctctctctctctttttcttttctatttaaaATGCAACACTTACATAATTGTAGTAACCATTCTGCGAATGAGTGTCATTATGGGTGTTGAGAGGCAAATCATCAGGATAGGTTGGTCACCTTCCCTATGCACAAGTGTACTCTCAAATTCTaaatttggctttttttttttctttattttccttatcttttcaaaaaaataaggtGGCGACTCCATTTTCAAAAGTTTTAACCCCTTTTTTaccaaaatcatttttttaaaccccccccctccccccccagcGCGGCGAACAGATTCTGTGTCGACAAACCCCATTAaccttaagcaatgaaaaatatTCAAGTTTGAATGTGAAGCGAGCAAGAAGAAGATCTCTTGCTAATAGAATGAATTCTGCAAATTAAAATATGGATGAGAAGCTTTTAAGTTAGTCAAACAAATTCTGAAAGAGGGTAGAGCGAGAAGTGATATATACCATTAGCTTCATTCAGTTCATCCTTGTTAGAATGGAGAGACTTCTCTACCTTTCATTCAGTACAATGGTTTGACTCTCGGCTTAAATTTGCAATGATTTGACTCTTGGATTAAATTTGCAACCTACTCTTCTAGTGGGGTATGCCTTTTTAATCTTCCGCAGTCATTTGTACTCTTTCTATGGGAGTTTAAGAGCAAACATAGTTAAAGTTCATCATCAGCATTTAGGGTTTGTTTGGATAAAATATTTTGATTGGAAAaagcaaagaaaataagaaggaaataatttttcactatttttttttctctacatCAAATTGTactaaatatgaaaatttattttaatttgtaaattatatttttatttggtatatttcttattttctttcttacaaTTTTTTCATATTCTCTTTTCCTTTTCCGTGAGTTTTTCCAAGTTACAAATGGGTGATCAAATTATTCACGTTAATGAAAATAAGATTTCCAAGGCCGTAAATTTTTGGGATCAATAATTCTCTCCATCATGGAGGTTCATTGCAATTTATGTAATGGAAATTGTTTTAACATTTACAAATAATAAGATAATTATGTACAAGTTGGAATTTTCCAACACTAACATCTTTATAAAAAAAGAATATTGGCGTTAATCACATTAGGACATAAATTTTCACTTCAGAAATCTTTAACTGCAGACATAACCAAGATCTCTACTTCAGCAATCAAAGTATCATTAACTAGGAATCCCTTTGATATGTCATTGATAGTACTTTGTGGCAAGAACGCAGAGACACCCCGACCCCGACCTGGGGCACTAAACCAATGACTTTCTGCAAGAAAATAGATTGAATTTTTAGTGagtcaagaaaataaaatatatagcaaGTCAATGAACAAAAAATTTAAAGTTTACATGGACttagcatttaatttttcttcatttttatcatataaaaataatttataatttataataatattttttatagagacaaaatacaatgaaaaatatataactttcttattttcctttcattttcttttctcaaacaaaatcttTGATTCAAACAGATCCTTaattcacaaaaataaaaaagatgtaGATACTAGTTTAACTCATAAGGCGGTCTAACTACCAGTAAATTCGTGGTGGTTATTGCTGAATTGATTCTTTATCCGTAACTTGTATTGTGCATACAACTTTCTCTTCGGAGGAAGCGTCTCCGACGCATCTAAtaatatgtaaaatgatatgctCGTGGACGTTCCCTTCAAGTCACCCTTGGGATAAATAAGTAATTTCCTAAAAGCAATACAAAAACCAAACCCAGAGATATATTAATGCAgtcaattaatatttatttggTGCTTAAGAacttaaataaattttctttttgaagAGCACATGATTAAGATCTAAGGTACCATTTTCGGCCTCCGACCATGAAGGCATCAGAAAACATCCAATCTTTGGTTGAAAACCCTGTGATCTTCCATGTGTATAGACCATTTAGGGGTTCAATTTTGACCATTGATAAACATTCTCCTCTTCCATTGTTCTTAACCACAAAAACTTCAGCTCCAAGCACACAACAGTCATCAATGAGAAATCCTTTGGACTCATCTTCGAAAGTGCTTAGGGAGATCAGTTTGTCAAAGCCCCATTCAGTCTTCAACCCATGAAAGCGTTTTGCTCTTGCACCACTGTCTGATAATTAAGCATAGTTTGGAGCAATTAAAGTagtcaaaaaaattaaaaagaataggAGAATGCATAGTTGACTAAGTATATAAGAAAAAATTGAACTTTGCCCGATTCGAAACTTCAAAAACATTATTATCCTTGCGTTTGGGAgtgtgaattttaaaatttagattCAAATTTGTATTATTTTAGATAAAATGTTGTATAATATTACATTAGCGCCGCATTTAGGGTCATAGATTTCGGACCTTTGATTCAAAATCCAATACTACTCTAAATTTGCACAAATatatttctttcttcattttttcttGTAAAAAATGTAACGAATTAATGAGTAAAATCTTAATTGCGAACATCACtaacatttatttttatcattatttttaattgtgttgaaataaattttattttttaatggcatttgatattgatatatatatagctagagagagggtgagagagaaggaaaaatgattatgattatttttttaaataaatttttttatccaAACAGAACTTTAGCTAGCCAAGTATAATTTATGGGAGGAGTGAAATTAAATTACCTTGAATGGTTAGGTACTTGTCCCGGATTTGATCATAAAGAAAAAATTTGAAGTCTACATTTATCTCCCAACTTGGAGGAAGACCGCCTGGCTCCCCTAGTACCAAATACAAGGAGAGGTAGCCATTTCCATTTCTTCTCTTGTTTCCATTTGGGTACAGGGACAATCTCCTTAAGAAGttagaagaaaaagaaatctATGATCATGTTACAACAATAACTATATAAAAATTTTCTTGATGCCAGAAGAATTGAATCAcgataaaaaatttaaactaacTATTCAAATAAATAGAATAAAATATCGACAAAGCATAGAATTAAAGAATGGTTGTTCACGTAGCTACATATATAACCATTTTCCCGTTATTTGAATCCAAAAAAGTGAGACATGAAACAACTTGATACTACTTTAGTGGATCTAAATGTTGACGGGAGATATTTTTGAACCATTGCACCTAagtatattttgatttttttaactAATGTCACTGTTGATCGAGGATCTAATTTAGTTATAATACCATTTCCATCCGCCAGCATCAAAAGAACCAGTTCCATATTTTTCCACTTCTGTGCTTACGAGTAATGAGAAAGCCTCGATTTTAAATATGTAATGAGCTGGTGGAGCATCTCTCAATGACCTTGTGATTCCTGCAATATAATATATTCACAGAGTAATTAGCGATTCTCAGATCAACTTGATTAATTTCCTTGCGTTGCATTAAtggtcaaaaaattattttacctATGTTTAGAAGAGATattgaatcttaaaaaaaaagaaaattttatcgTTTGATTTGGTAAAATCATGCTGGGTCTGATCTAAACATCGGCCGGTACCATACTTAACCCAAAGAAATTAGGTGGAGGAttataaaaggaaaggaaaggagtTTCAAAGTACGTTTCCCTAATGTAAGGAGTTAATATTTGGTATAACGGGACAATAtgattttatcatatatttgtgTTTTGAATTTAACAAACTACACACATGGTAAAGTCTGATTAATAGATACCCATGTAATATTAGCATGTTAAGCTTTACCTTCGTGATCAACATTGGGCGGGGGAGAAGGGGGAAGCCGGGAGGAATGGGCGGCGGAAGGAGGTGTGGGCGGGGGCAGCGGTTCTGCTGGCGTTTCTACAGGGGGACAGGTGGCGGTTGGCATGGCTACAGCCAACTTACTACAGTAGGCAGATACCGGTGCTTGTTTTGGATTAAACGCAGGTTCAGCTGCTGGTTTCATGATTAATTTTTGCTTTCCTTCTTTCTCGctcagggagagagagagagagagagagctagagaACTCTGGTCTCAGGCCATGCAGGAAGTATTTTATTTCAgacttaagagagagagagagagagagagagagagagagagagagagagagagagagagatgtaggcCGTTGCGTAGGGGAAAGAACGAAGAATGGCGCGCATGCAGAAAATTAATTAACGAAGGAAAGCATATACATATATCAGCTGCATTGCACGGGAATGAATTGTGTTAATCCATCAACCAAGTA
This window contains:
- the LOC131159802 gene encoding uncharacterized protein LOC131159802, whose amino-acid sequence is MKPAAEPAFNPKQAPVSAYCSKLAVAMPTATCPPVETPAEPLPPPTPPSAAHSSRLPPSPPPNVDHEGITRSLRDAPPAHYIFKIEAFSLLVSTEVEKYGTGSFDAGGWKWRLSLYPNGNKRRNGNGYLSLYLVLGEPGGLPPSWEINVDFKFFLYDQIRDKYLTIQDSGARAKRFHGLKTEWGFDKLISLSTFEDESKGFLIDDCCVLGAEVFVVKNNGRGECLSMVKIEPLNGLYTWKITGFSTKDWMFSDAFMVGGRKWKLLIYPKGDLKGTSTSISFYILLDASETLPPKRKLYAQYKLRIKNQFSNNHHEFTESHWFSAPGRGRGVSAFLPQSTINDISKGFLVNDTLIAEVEILVMSAVKDF